CTCCACCCCCTACCAGGCCGGCTGGGGAGGAGCCCCAGGACCTAGGCTCACCAAACACTTGCTGGTCTGTGCTGTCCATCCTCTCCTCAACCCCTCCCTAGCCCGActggaactgggctgggctgatggGAGAGGCGAGTCCTGTGGCTAGCTCTGCTGTCAACCGCAAGTACCCTGGGAGGGCACAGCACCCTCTCCTGTATCTAGATTTGATTTTGAGGGACTAGGGCCGTCATTCCAGATTGGGAGTCGTCTACCTCAACAAAGGGAGGTTTGTATTCTTGGCTGTATAGGCAGGAGGGGTCTGGTGACATTGGCTCTTCTGGGCCTGTCTGACCCACAGCTGACCTCCCCCTCCGCTCTGCACCCCAGGCTCAGCTTACCTTCTGCATTACTACCTGCCGCTCTGCCTGTTTCATTCCTGCACAGCCCAGCTTATGTGTGTCTGGCCTGGGAAGGGTGTGCTGCCCCCACAGCAGGTGAGGCTTGAAGATCCCTGCTTACTTTCTCTGCAGGACCCGACACTGCTGCTAGCCATCACCGTCCTTGGGGTCACCGTGCTGCTGTTGGCCTTAAAGACCATGAGCTCCAGGAAGAAAGATCTTATCACCTTAGAGGACCCTAATGCCAAGTACCCGCTGCCCTTGATTGAGAAAGAGGTAACGgccagcctgccccctcccctgggtgggaggagcagaggatggGGAATGCTGCCCTGCCCGTGGAGGATGGTGGGCAGTCAGAGTGTCTATGGCCTCCAGTTGCCCCCTGCTGCCCTTGTTGTTGGTTCTAGATGAGCTGCAGCTGGAGTGCCAGCCCCAGGGGTCTGAGCTGCCCACCTGAGCTGGCTTTTGGACAGCTGAGCGAGTCCCCGTTTCCTTTCCTTAGCATGTCAACCACAACACCCGGAGGTTCCGCTTTGGACTGCCCTCACCCGAGCATGTCTTAGGCCTTCCTGTAGGTGAGCAGGCTTTGGCCACTCCTGGGACTGGGGTTTTGGGGGGCTTGGCTGCTCAGGTGCTCTCGAAACACAGGTTTCCAGGTTCTTGAGGTACTCAGAAACATGGAACATTGAAATTCTGCTACTGTTCGCAGCTATAGCAGTTGCTTTCATGGGATGTCTTACCTAGCTCCTGGGCCTGGAACAGTGCTTTCCCTTTGGGCTGAGGTAAATGTGGTTTATCAGTGGGCATGGAAAACAAATGAACTTGTAGTGTAAAGCTGGAAGAATTCAGCCAAGGTCCCTTGCTGGGGAACCATATGCAGGTCCCTCAgcctctctgagccccagtctcTAAAATGGAACTGCCCAGGCCTGCCAGCCTGTATCAGTTGGGTTATGGTGAGGGTCAAGTTGCTGATAGATGGGAAACTGCTATGCACAAGAGAGGAGAAAGGCCCAGAATGGatggggaagcaggagagagtCATGCGCCCAGTGACTGCTATCACGTGATTTTTCTGCACTGGTTTTGATCCACACAGGAGGGGCCCACCAGGAAGACCAGCTCCAGCGGTGTCAGGGCTCTGACTTACCCCGTCTGCTCTGTCACACCACTAGACAGCTGAGTCAGTCTTGTGACGCAGAAAGCCTCTGTGAGGCCCAGGGTGTAGCGGGACCCACAGCAGTTCTGAACAGATGCTAATGCTGCCTGCTAACACTGCCTCCTGCCCACAGCATACCTGCCTTAGACAGGGGTCCTCAAAATATAAGggagatcttatatctgctggtttactcccaagtgctgcaacagcgagggctgggccaggctgaagccaggggccgggaactccatcagtcttccaagtgggcggcagggactcaagcacatcctccacctccttcccatgcacattagggGATCGGAAGAACAGCTGAGACTGAgcctgtgcctgtatgggatgctgacattgcaggcttGCAGCTTAATTCCCTGGGTCACAATGTTGGTGCAGTTGAGCTGTTTTCTATATTAATTTacctacttaaaaggcagagtaacagagcaAGAGATTGAGGGTTTAAATTCCATCTtatggttcaccctccaaatggttacaacaagcaggactgggccaaggcaaagccccaagccctgaactccatctgggtctcccatgtaggtggcaggagctcCAAGCACATGGCCCATCACCTGCAGCCACCCGGTattgcatcagcagaaagctggatcagaaatgacaGTCCAAGTGAGATGTGGATACTGCCTCCACCCacaaccttttaattccatttttcacagaTGTTTCAAGTGCCTTCATACATAGGAAAAAATGTTGATATTAACTCTGAGTGGTGAAATTGTACCCCTAAGCCTCCCTGCTGCTCCCTCTCCATGCACAGGAACTCAGTGTCAGTTTGCTTTCCAGCCCTCTATCTTGCCTCCCAGGTCAGTCCTTCTGGCAGGAAGCCTAAAAGATGAAAAACCTGCGGTGGGCACTTAGCACACTGGTAAGATCCTACTTAGGATGCCTACATTCCCATATTGGAgggtctgggtttgagttccaggccccactcccaattcctgctaatacatacccACACGGGTGGGAGTACAGCAAAGACTGCTAAACATCAACTGCCATCTGATGCccccacccatgtgagacccaaattgagttcctggcttctgactttgacctggtccagacccagctgttgtaggcatttgcgGAGTAGcctagcagatgggaaatctgtctgcctttcaaaataaacatatgcatttctaattaaaaggaaaaacatgaaaaatgtttaGAAAGTTTCTTAGAATCTGTGGTTCTCTCCTTAGGCCAGGGCGGGCAGTGCAAGCCAAGTTGGTGGGATAAGGCCATCTGGAGGCTTCTGAGAGAGGGATGTGAGGGCTCAGGTtgtctcccccccacccccttgaCTGAAGTCAAGCTAGTTAGATGGGGCCTGAGACACCTGCAGGGATAGCCCccttttgctattgtttttattCAACATTACCACACAGGGGGACCACTGGGCCTGATCCTAGCTGGCTGAATCTAAAAGAGCtttccaggctgctggtttcaggATAATTGTCAGAAGAGTTGCCTCAGGGATTAACTCCTGTGTGCTTGGAGCCAGGGTTTGTACCTCAGGCTTCTGACCACCTCAGACTACAGCTGTGCTCCTGCAGCAAATCCGGAGACCACCTCCATGTTCCACTCTACCgcctttgctctctctcttcttcttcctgaCTTAACTCTCCTTTGTGTCTGCATGTCTGTTGCATCTTCCTTgtctgctaacttcctgttcttacAGCTTCTACTTCCTCAGACACTGGTGTAGAGCCTTCTCTGGCCCCTCTTGCTTGCAGCTTCCACCCTCACCACTTTTTTGGGGTCATTTTTAATATCTCTGACattaatttactttttcttctgcATAAGTTACCCATACCATGATCACATTTGAATAAGTATATAAACTCCGTTTTACAAAAGCCGAGCCCAAAACCCAGAGAGGTGAAGTGAAGTGACTTGCCCAGGGTAGCACATGGGAAGTTGAGGGCCGGTCTATAATCCAGACCTCCTGAATTCAGGTCCCTTCCCTCTTGCCCGGCCATGTCCCCCACTGTCTGTGCCCCTCACTGAAGCCCAGTCCTGTATGGGATCCCCAAGTGTCTTAGCCATGTTTAACATCTGATGCCTTTTCTGTAGGTAACTATGTCCACCTCTTGGCCAAAATTGATGATGATTTGGTGGTCAGGGCTTACACACCTGTCTCCAGTGATGATGACCAAGGCTTTGTGGACTTAATTATAAAGGTACACGATGCCCAGCATGTCCAGCTGCCACAAGCTCGTAAACCTGTTGagggtggcagggggagggagtgCTTTTCCCTGGGCGTGGGAGGGATATacaccctgctcctggctttccaGCAGTGTTGTTTCACAGTGAAGCACAGTGAATCTGCTGGTGTCTCCCAGGAATGCTTACACTGCGGGACCTCCTATGCAAATGCATCTCCCAGCGTGCAAGTCAGATGTGGCTGTTGCTGTAGGGTGTGAGAAATGCACTGTCATATTTTTCAGATCTACTTCAAAAATGTACACCCTCATTACCCTGAAGGGGGCAAAATGACTCAGTACTTGGAGAATCTGAAAATCGGGGACACCATTCTTTTTCGAGGGCCCAATGGGCGCCTGTTCTACAATGGGCCAGGTACTGAAGGGAGGAGGGGTTGCATGCTGGACCACCAGTTGTCGTTGgcaggggtaaggggagagaagaTTCCTGAAGTGGTTCCATTGTTCCAGAACACTCCTCAGGTCTGAGTCACACAGGCTTGTCCTTCGAGTCTTCATACAGCCATTCACACCTAAACTCATTTACAACCACACCTGTCACTCATCTGCACATCCACACAAAGGGTAGAAGCTAACTGTGAACAAGGAAGGGATGGATGAGAGGAGCTTTACTCATGTATCCATTTACTCATGTATACGTCACCCACTCATTCACTGCTGCGGGAAAATAATGTTCTGTGAGGTTCCACACTGGCCTGTTTGCCACTGTTTCCCCAGTGCACCACTTGTGCAACTGTGCACTGGGGCTGTCGAAGGAGCCTCTGTGGCCTGCTCCTCCAGCCTCAAACAGTGCAGCTGACCCCTGTGGTGGACgtccctcttgggagacccacgGCAAGTCAGTAACCTATGGCAGGCTCTCAGGTCAGAGTTGCACAAGTCAGAAGCCTCCTGTGTGTCTCCAGGGAATGTCGGAATCAAACCATACAAAACCAGTGAGCCTGAAACGAAACTGGTGCGTCACCTGGGAATGATTGCTGGTGGTACAGGTAAGAGGCTCCCGAGTTCTCAGCCAGAGGGGGAGTTGGCTTGGCAACCCTTTCATCCTGGAAGGGATCACATGAGAGCCACCTTCCCTGACTCTGGCAGCAAAACTTGGAGGCGATGACAGGTCTTGAAACTGACTGGGTGTGCTCTGGGGactgcccaggagccaggagcagccttAAGTCAGGCTGGGAGTGGGAAAAGGGTGCACAGGTTCTCCTGAGGCCTCCCAAGGACCCTTGGCTCCAATTCAAGCCAGATTCTCCTGTGTCTCAGAAGGAAGGCCTAGAAAGAGGGACTCAGCCTTTCAGGGGACATCACGTGTTGGACATGTCCCAGGCCCTGGTGAAATGATCACCTGTACTTGCCATTAATTCTGTCAAATGCAGAGAACACAGCATTCAGAACGCTTATTCACCTCACTGTGTGAAAAATGAGAAAGCACTTGTGACTTAGGTTCCTGTTAGGAAAGCCAAAATAAGGGGCCAGGAAGGGGGAGCCATCTGCGCTGGGAACAGAAGTGAGAGGCATGGTTGGGACCAGGGAAAACGTTGAAGCTTCCCCAGGCCAGGGCATGTGGCGTCAGTGCAGGGAGAAAGCTGGCCTACCCATTCACTGTGTTGTAGGCATTACACCCATGCTGCAGCTCATCCGCCACATCACCAAGAACCCCAAGGACAGGACCAAGATGTCTCTCATCTTTGCCAACCAGGTCAGTTCTGCCGAGTCAGCCCTGAGCTTGCAGTGGGCAGATGGAATGTTCGCTGAGCTGGGCTCCACATTCAGTCCTCCTCCCCCACTGAGTTCACCAAGCTGCTGCTTGGGTGCCTGCCCCAGTGGGAGGCCTCTGGGCCTCACCCAGACCTTCTGGCAGCTGAGGACGCTTTGTGCAGGCCCATTGTTCTGCTTGTTTCTGTTtaaccctgctgcctccccagccaaCCCTTACCATGTGCTTCTGTGTCCCTCTGAGCATAAATACAGAAGAACATTTATATTTTACTTAactctttgtcttttttctgtatgtgtgtttgcatAGGTATATATGCATTTACACTTCTATCAATAGATGTTTTAGTGTTTTATTCAACATTACCACACATGCTTTTCCTCATTAAAATACTCTAAATATTTCCATAATTATCTCTATCAAGTTGCAATATAATTGACCACATTTCCTCCTGAAGTTCTCACAGATATAAATTAGGCTGTAATGAGTACCCATACCTAGCCTTGATTACTGCTAGATTTTCTGACCCAGAATCCCAGGAAGGAATGATCAGGACCAGAATCCTGAAGAGCTGTGAGGCTCAGGGCCTGTGTGCACCAGCTCTGAGCCTGTGACGAGTTGCTTTAGCTTTGGTCCCCTTTTCTTCACATGCTCTTCCCTCCTGTAAGTCTCTGGTATTCTACCCTAGACTTCCTACCCCCTCACATGTCTGGCAGAGGATCCAAGGCCTGCACCTGTTCATGTTGGGTTTACCATGCCTGCTATTCGGTGTGATGTGGGAGGTGGGCTCAGGCCATCAGAGTGAAGTCAGCCCCACGTGTGCCATCACAGGACTCCCCTGCTCTTGGTGACTCCAGCCACAAGTGAGGGTTGGACCTGCACAGCAGCTGCCTGAACCCTTGTTTCTCTGGAGTCTGGGAGCAGCACTCAGGCCAAGGTGGCAGTACTATAGGCAGGACGCAGCAACCCTCGTCACATGCTCATCCTGGGGAATAGACAGGCATTCCCAGAGGAGCTTTTCTAATGAGCCTTTTTCTCCCCTAGACAGAGGAGGATATCTTGGTGAGAAAGGAGCTTGAAGAAATTTCCAGAACTCATCTAGACCAGTTCAGCCTGTGGTACACCCTGGACAGGCCTCCTGTTGGTATTGTGACCCCTACTGCCCTCACTgtcttgtctcagctctggcccttgatcCACCTTGAGGCCTGGGTTCTATGGTTTGGTTCTGTTTGTTCTTGAGCATGGGGCATGGGAGTGTCACACTGGGTTCATATGGGAGATTTAAAGGTTTGGGATGATCATCTGGAAGGGCAGTCAAGGCCACCACACGGCTCAGCAAGCACTGCCATGGACAGCAGACCTTCCTGCTAAGCTCTGGACAGCTGCTGTGCCCTCTGTCAGTGTCCAACCACCACAGCGCACCTTGCGCCCTTCACCTCCCTCACTAGATCATACAACTTACTGCCCAGCAGAGGGCGCAAACAGACTGAGTGGTTCCACAGCAGGACACAGGCCCCAAATTCTCAGCATCTAGTGGTTCTACCTCAGTGAGGGGTTCACCATCCTTGGCAGCACTTACAGCAGGCAGGCCTATCAGCAGTGAGCCTGGGACTGGGTAATCACTGCAGACAGGACTAAGAAACAGCAATGCAAAGACTCAAGTCTGTAAACCAACAGTGACTCCCTTCTGGGAGCTAGGATAAGGGGGTAAGAGGTTGTAGTCAGGGACGTGACCACCaggccccacagc
The sequence above is a segment of the Ochotona princeps isolate mOchPri1 chromosome 4, mOchPri1.hap1, whole genome shotgun sequence genome. Coding sequences within it:
- the LOC101519944 gene encoding NADH-cytochrome b5 reductase 2 isoform X1 — its product is MLGISLRDPTLLLAITVLGVTVLLLALKTMSSRKKDLITLEDPNAKYPLPLIEKEHVNHNTRRFRFGLPSPEHVLGLPVGNYVHLLAKIDDDLVVRAYTPVSSDDDQGFVDLIIKIYFKNVHPHYPEGGKMTQYLENLKIGDTILFRGPNGRLFYNGPGNVGIKPYKTSEPETKLVRHLGMIAGGTGITPMLQLIRHITKNPKDRTKMSLIFANQTEEDILVRKELEEISRTHLDQFSLWYTLDRPPVGWKYSSGFVTTDMIKEHLPPPGKYTLILVCGPPPMIQTAAQPNLEKLGYTKDMIFTY
- the LOC101519944 gene encoding NADH-cytochrome b5 reductase 2 isoform X3; the protein is MLGISLRDPTLLLAITVLGVTVLLLALKTMSSRKKDLITLEDPNAKYPLPLIEKEHVNHNTRRFRFGLPSPEHVLGLPVGNYVHLLAKIDDDLVVRAYTPVSSDDDQGFVDLIIKIYFKNVHPHYPEGGKMTQYLENLKIGDTILFRGPNGRLFYNGPGNVGIKPYKTSEPETKLVRHLGMIAGGTGITPMLQLIRHITKNPKDRTKMSLIFANQTEEDILVRKELEEISRTHLDQFSLWYTLDRPPAGSTALAL
- the LOC101519944 gene encoding NADH-cytochrome b5 reductase 2 isoform X2, which produces MSSRKKDLITLEDPNAKYPLPLIEKEHVNHNTRRFRFGLPSPEHVLGLPVGNYVHLLAKIDDDLVVRAYTPVSSDDDQGFVDLIIKIYFKNVHPHYPEGGKMTQYLENLKIGDTILFRGPNGRLFYNGPGNVGIKPYKTSEPETKLVRHLGMIAGGTGITPMLQLIRHITKNPKDRTKMSLIFANQTEEDILVRKELEEISRTHLDQFSLWYTLDRPPVGWKYSSGFVTTDMIKEHLPPPGKYTLILVCGPPPMIQTAAQPNLEKLGYTKDMIFTY